GTACCGCGTCGGTGTGCTGGCCGAGCCACGGCGCGGGCCCGCGTACGGAGACGTCGAGGTCGCTGAACTTCGTCGGCGGGGCGATGGTCTGCATCGGCCCGATGATCGGGTGTTCGAGGTCGACGACCATGCCGCGGGAGCGGATGTGCTCGTCGTTGAGTGCCTCGTCGTAGGTGAAGACCGGGCCGCCCGGTACGCCGGTGCGGTCGAGGACCTCGAGCCACTCGGCCGTGGTCTTCTGCGAGGTGATCGCCTCGATCTCGCGCTCGAGCTCGTCGATGTTCGTCATCCGGTCGGGCAGCGTGGCGAAGCGTGCGTCGGTCAGCCATTCCGGCCGCAGGAGCACGTCCTTGACCAGCTGCTGCCAGAGCCGCTCTGTGTTGGCGCCAATGGTGACGTAGCCGTCCGCAGTGCGGTACGCCTGGTACGGCGTCGACCTGCGGTGCCTGGTGCCCGCCGGCGCCGGTTCCTCGCCGCTGGCGAAGTACGCGCCGGACTCCCATACCGTCCAGGCGAGCCCGGCCTCGACGAGCGAGACGTCGATGTACTGGCCGGTGCCGGTCTGCTGTCGAACCAGCTGGGCCGCGAGGATCGAGTAGATCGCCGTGGCGCCGGCGGCGATGTCGTTGACGGCGATGCCGACCTTGGCCGGGTTGCCGTCCGGGTGGCCGGTCATGCGGAGGAAGCCGACCATCCCTTGCGCCATGATG
This genomic stretch from Streptosporangiales bacterium harbors:
- a CDS encoding CoA transferase encodes the protein MLPLDGFRVLDLTRFLSGPYCTMVLAELGADVVKIERFPDGDDGRRLAPKVNGESYPFGMPNRSKRSIGLDLKQPAGRDVFLRMVENADLVVENFRPGVTGRLGIDYEAVRAVRPDILYCSISGFGQTGPYRDRPGFDIMAQGMVGFLRMTGHPDGNPAKVGIAVNDIAAGATAIYSILAAQLVRQQTGTGQYIDVSLVEAGLAWTVWESGAYFASGEEPAPAGTRHRRSTPYQAYRTADGYVTIGANTERLWQQLVKDVLLRPEWLTDARFATLPDRMTNIDELEREIEAITSQKTTAEWLEVLDRTGVPGGPVFTYDEALNDEHIRSRGMVVDLEHPIIGPMQTIAPPTKFSDLDVSVRGPAPWLGQHTDAVLRENDVGDDEIAQLYDDGVIYDAHPELRGR